Within the Drosophila melanogaster chromosome 3R genome, the region CAACTGGCACAAGCCAAGCCCAGCACTTGGCCGACATTTCACCAAACCCAAACCGAAAGAGGGGATTTTCGGGTGAGGCACGGACTTCGGATTCGACCTCCGGGCGCATTGACAGAAGAAAGTTGAAAACACTTTGGCCACAATTGTGCAAACCGAACAAAATGAGCTGCAACCACGCACTTGAGGGCAACTCGGAAATGAGCAATGAAAGTGCGTGGCCATGCAATTAGACAACTCCTCCAGGAAGTGGACAAGATGCAACTTTTATGCAGGGAAGCACTCCAGAAAGGTGCACGAGTTTTGATTGGAGGACTCTGGCGATTGAATATGATTAAATCGCTTTAATTACAacacaataaattaaaatacgaGGGTAATTGAAAATGTGAATGCCGATAACATCTATATAATTATTGTGCATTTTgtgatgaatttaaaatggcaaataaataaaccacTTGAAACCACTTGTTTATTTGCgatgaataaagaaaaaacaaatattgtttGCGCTGTACAATTCAATTCAATCGAAAACAGCATATTGATCTTTTAAACTGGGTTTCAGActtgcaattttattaattgaccCTAGTGGAAATAAATCCAAGAGACCATTAATAACCAAAATGTAggttattttttaattaatggcttataaaaatatatatttgttttgtatcacttaatattttatattatggCCGCATTGTATGCATTTGTTGAATTATTACCGTTCATTAGACTCTGGCAACTgatatatttttgcataaaatatcCATTCAAGATCCTTTTGAATGACCAACATATGAATTTGTAAGCATTATTTGGAGATTCCAATGTCGATAGAAAATAAATGGCTTTCGAACAAATAATTTGCGGAATGGTTACCAAGCGGCCTAATTTTTCTTCCTGCCGTGGCAAAATTTGACAGGGTTAGGTGCCCTTAGATGGGAACTGGGCCTTTTGCGTAAAAATGATGGTTTGATCTTGGAGGACGGCGTTTCGCGAAGGGACATCGACCCAATGGAGCTTCCATCGATACATCGTGCGGTCGTGGACAACTCAGAAGTCTCCATAAGTCCACCACGACCAGGGTATAAAATGTTGATCAATGGAGCGTGAGAAGTTCTTAGATTTTCGGCATGCGTCTCCTCTACTTCGTGCGATTTGAGTTTTGTAAGCGCATAAACTGAACAATTGGATGCACCTCCAGCTGGCTTAATGTTCACCATGTAGGAATAAGAGGATCCCTTGTTCAGGACTTTGCTGCCCTCGTGTTGGAGCTGCAGTTTCACGAGAAGATCGCCAATCTGGCTGAAAATCTTATCAGTCTCTGAGATAACTTTCTCACATTTTCCTCCCTTGGCAATTAATGGTAGATGTTTCCTTTCGCTAATTGCTGATTTGGTGGAAACCTCGGGATATCTAATCTTTTGGTTCTTTTTACGTTTAATTTCGAAGGTGTCTTGCCGGCGAAGGCCTGAAAGTGGAATCAAGCTGGTGCAACGTGCCTGTGGAGTTGGTTCTGCTGGTCCAATTTTCCCATGAACATTTTTCATCTGCTCTAGCGTGCAGCAAATCTGATTCATACCTGGCATAGTCCGAAACAATAGTTTGCTGTCTTCTATTTTCATGTTGGTAATGCTAATGGATGTATCTTTCTCTTCCAGTCCAGCAATACTAAGGCTCTCCAGATCCTCTTTAAAGCGGCGCTCATTATCTGCATCATTCAGTACAGCCAATGCTTGAGAGCTTAGGTTTATAGGCATATCTAATTCTGGAGGTGGTTCTTCATCCTCCAGGAGGGGAAAATATTGCTGCTCTATATCTGCCTGAACCTTTTTCATCCGTTCCTTTTCTATGGAACTAAGCATTGCTTCCAAATCTGAACGATCCTCATATTTCGCACAGTCTACCAAAATAAATGGTGCAGCCTGGTCATCTATCTCTTGGGATTGGGGTTCCACGTTCAGTCGAATAGGCTCCGTGTTGACAACTCTCGATGGTTCAGGTTGTTCTACTTTTGGTGTCCGATCTCTACGACTCTTCTTCTTCATGACGGctgaaaaataattatttttagacTAAAAAATactatttgttaaaaatatttaatcaaaaatatactTATTTTCTACCATCACATTTTCACATAAGCCTCCTAATTTTTTTTCGTACACCTTTTTATGTATCATTCAAGTCAAATTAGCAGCGCCAATCGCATTGTGCTTGATTGTGGCCAAGTCGGCAAAGCCGTGATTAGGCCAACAAGAAACACTCACCTGGTCGCCACGAACTCGATGCTGCCACTCCCACGGTTGTTGTTTCGCTGTTGGCTCGGCtgcaaacagaaatttaaaTCCCTCAAAAGTACTCGGCGAAgaaaaacgaaattgaaaaggaTA harbors:
- the CG10164 gene encoding uncharacterized protein, isoform B is translated as MKKKSRRDRTPKVEQPEPSRVVNTEPIRLNVEPQSQEIDDQAAPFILVDCAKYEDRSDLEAMLSSIEKERMKKVQADIEQQYFPLLEDEEPPPELDMPINLSSQALAVLNDADNERRFKEDLESLSIAGLEEKDTSISITNMKIEDSKLLFRTMPGMNQICCTLEQMKNVHGKIGPAEPTPQARCTSLIPLSGLRRQDTFEIKRKKNQKIRYPEVSTKSAISERKHLPLIAKGGKCEKVISETDKIFSQIGDLLVKLQLQHEGSKVLNKGSSYSYMVNIKPAGGASNCSVYALTKLKSHEVEETHAENLRTSHAPLINILYPGRGGLMETSELSTTARCIDGSSIGSMSLRETPSSKIKPSFLRKRPSSHLRAPNPVKFCHGRKKN